Part of the Cryptosporangium arvum DSM 44712 genome, AGTACGCGGGCGCGTCGTAGGTGTCGTCGTCGCGGGGGTCGTCGGCGTCGGCGAACCAGACCGAGCCGGCGTCCGAGCCGGTCAGCCGGAGTGCCAGCACGCCGCCCTGCACGTAGCCGATCGGCAGGTAGTCGTCGGTGAAACGGTCGGGGAACCAGTGCCGGGCGTAGAGCAGGTCCTGGTGCCGGTCGGTCGTCCCCACGCCGAAGAACGGCTGGTCGACGACGAAACCGTGGTCGGGGTGGACGCCCGGGGTGGTGGGCGAGGAGCCGGTCCGAGCCGAGAGGAGCCGGCGCAGCGCAGGCGGTAACGGGCGCCCGATCCGCCGGACGACGGTCTCCCAGGCGTCGTCGGCCAACGGAGCCGGGACGTCGAACGGGACCGGCACGTGCTGTTCGACCCGGACGCCGCGGTGCGACCGGTCGACCGGCAGGGTCGAGACGCCACCGATCGAGCGGAACGCGCCGTGCGCCGCGGCGGGCACCAGCGCCACCCGGCGGGTGCCGAACTGGTGCGCCCACACCCATCCGGCCGGCGTCAGCGGCGCGTAGCGCGATCGGTCCGGGCCGGAGCGGATCTCGTTCGCGGTGAGCACGTCGGCGATCCGCACCTCGTCGACGGTGAGGCCGGGCTCCGGGGCCGCGAGCTCGACCACCGCGTCCGCCAGCAGGTCCCACTGCGGCAGCCCGGCCAGGTCGTAGACCACGCCGCCGCGATGGCGGATGCGCAGGACCGGCGAATCGAACGGACGGATGCGCGCCGCCCACGCGCTGCCCGGGAGTCGTCGCACCGGAGGCAGATCGGACGACATGACCGGAGAGTAGGACATGGCCACTAGGTTGATTCCAGCGCCGGTTCACCGTCGGCCGGCGCCCGAAGGCCAACGACCGGAAGGACAACGGTGCAGCGGTTCCCCAGCGAGGTCGAGACCGTCCTCCGAGAGGCCGGCTGGAACGACGGCCGCCACGTGCCGGACGTCGCCGCGGAGACCATCCGTGCGGTGATCGGTCGCACCGCCGCGAACGGAGCACGGCACCTCGCGTTCCCGGCCGCGGAACAGGCGCTGCTGGAGTTCGGCGCGCTCTACGTCGACCAGGACGGGCCCGGCGTCGCGCTGCGCCGCCGTCCGTTCGCGATCGACCCGGCGATGGTGCCGCC contains:
- a CDS encoding HNH endonuclease, which produces MSSDLPPVRRLPGSAWAARIRPFDSPVLRIRHRGGVVYDLAGLPQWDLLADAVVELAAPEPGLTVDEVRIADVLTANEIRSGPDRSRYAPLTPAGWVWAHQFGTRRVALVPAAAHGAFRSIGGVSTLPVDRSHRGVRVEQHVPVPFDVPAPLADDAWETVVRRIGRPLPPALRRLLSARTGSSPTTPGVHPDHGFVVDQPFFGVGTTDRHQDLLYARHWFPDRFTDDYLPIGYVQGGVLALRLTGSDAGSVWFADADDPRDDDTYDAPAYCANLLTRCADDLDAFRTHLSAVPPWLLTLVDARTKRSAAG
- a CDS encoding SUKH-3 domain-containing protein; translated protein: MQRFPSEVETVLREAGWNDGRHVPDVAAETIRAVIGRTAANGARHLAFPAAEQALLEFGALYVDQDGPGVALRRRPFAIDPAMVPPCAATLQAFGRALGVSLFPLGVEGDDDAVLAIDEYGRVFSLDDGGEWFLGEDVPAALTTLVTGVQPPRVRDDGAWNTESDDAEPR